Proteins from one Mycolicibacter virginiensis genomic window:
- a CDS encoding site-2 protease family protein yields the protein MNVHPLRGQAVRPSPVFLALVAVTVLGGALAWQAGEEIRPLAYAGVFVFVIAGWLVSLCLHEFGHAYTAWRFGDHGAQMRGYLTLNPLRYTHPGLSLVLPMLFIVLGGIGLPGGAVYVQTSFMTPRRRTLVSLAGPAANLVLAVLLLGATRVLYDPAHPVFWSGVAFLGFLELTAVVLNLLPVPGLDGYGALEPHLSPATQRAVAPFQQWGLLVLLMLLLASPMLNQKFFGMVLWFFDLFDVPRLLVSWGLSLTQFWNSWF from the coding sequence GTGAACGTGCATCCGCTGCGCGGGCAGGCGGTACGGCCCAGCCCGGTCTTCCTGGCACTGGTAGCCGTGACGGTCCTGGGCGGTGCACTGGCGTGGCAGGCCGGTGAAGAGATCCGGCCGCTCGCCTACGCCGGGGTGTTCGTCTTCGTCATCGCCGGCTGGCTGGTCTCACTGTGTCTGCACGAGTTCGGTCACGCCTACACCGCGTGGCGGTTCGGTGACCACGGCGCCCAGATGCGCGGCTATCTGACCCTCAACCCGCTGCGCTACACCCATCCAGGCCTGTCCCTGGTGCTGCCGATGCTGTTCATCGTGCTGGGCGGCATCGGGCTGCCCGGCGGGGCGGTCTATGTGCAGACATCGTTCATGACGCCGCGGCGCCGCACCCTGGTCAGCCTGGCGGGCCCGGCCGCCAACCTGGTGCTGGCCGTGCTGCTGCTGGGCGCCACTCGCGTCCTCTACGACCCCGCCCACCCGGTGTTCTGGTCCGGAGTGGCGTTTTTGGGCTTCCTGGAATTGACCGCAGTGGTGCTGAACCTGCTGCCGGTGCCGGGCCTGGACGGCTATGGCGCGCTGGAGCCCCACCTGAGTCCGGCCACCCAACGCGCCGTGGCGCCGTTCCAGCAGTGGGGCCTGCTGGTGCTGCTGATGTTGCTGCTGGCGTCGCCGATGCTGAATCAGAAGTTCTTCGGCATGGTGTTGTGGTTCTTCGACCTGTTCGATGTGCCGCGCCTGCTGGTGTCGTGGGGTTTGAGCCTGACGCAGTTCTGGAACTCCTGGTTCTGA